A window of the Cystobacter fuscus genome harbors these coding sequences:
- a CDS encoding polymer-forming cytoskeletal protein, translating to MMLDEMGREVSFEDISARYRGHDLLNWFLETRDLNDEAPRPRIIEGGLDVAHDLRTSDGPWAFIIDGDLVTTGDLVFTTEGAGTCALIVTGNVRARNIAYGGSARVAVDGDIKASGVITGSWGSDGAVLGTRGVLTARALLLDPHTPVWANAGGPRSVPEAFRTLIVGGRGWREFEPDIDANMPENDEQLFVPEVLKNGMLDLYLARKHAERGGSPFLPEVEQALRAKKGL from the coding sequence ATGATGCTCGATGAAATGGGCCGCGAGGTGTCCTTCGAGGACATCTCGGCCCGCTACCGTGGCCATGATTTGCTGAACTGGTTCCTCGAAACGCGCGACCTCAACGACGAGGCGCCACGCCCCCGCATCATCGAAGGCGGCCTCGACGTCGCCCACGACCTGCGGACCAGCGACGGCCCCTGGGCCTTCATCATCGACGGAGATCTCGTGACGACCGGGGACCTCGTCTTCACGACCGAGGGCGCCGGCACTTGCGCGCTCATCGTGACGGGCAACGTCCGCGCGCGGAACATCGCCTATGGGGGCAGCGCGCGCGTGGCGGTGGACGGCGATATCAAGGCGTCCGGAGTCATCACTGGCAGCTGGGGAAGCGATGGCGCGGTGCTTGGAACCCGTGGAGTTCTCACCGCGCGGGCGCTGCTGCTCGACCCGCACACCCCTGTCTGGGCGAACGCGGGCGGGCCGCGCTCCGTGCCCGAGGCTTTCCGCACCCTCATCGTCGGCGGCAGGGGCTGGCGGGAGTTCGAGCCCGACATCGACGCCAACATGCCCGAGAACGACGAGCAGCTCTTCGTGCCCGAGGTGCTCAAGAACGGCATGCTTGACCTCTACCTGGCCAGGAAGCACGCGGAGCGGGGCGGCAGCCCGTTCCTCCCCGAGGTCGAGCAGGCCCTTCGCGCGAAGAAGGGCCTTTGA
- a CDS encoding antibiotic biosynthesis monooxygenase family protein: MEATTTSIVPGSGVCTLINVFTVAPERQAELVKVLDEATEEVMRYLPGFISANIHRGVDGTRVTNYAQWASREHFEAMLRNPTAQTHMRAAAALVEKYEPHLYEVVSTHSRGVPSGDV; the protein is encoded by the coding sequence ATGGAAGCGACCACGACGAGCATCGTTCCCGGCAGTGGGGTGTGCACCCTCATCAACGTCTTCACCGTGGCGCCCGAGCGGCAGGCGGAGCTGGTGAAGGTACTGGATGAGGCGACGGAGGAGGTGATGCGATACCTGCCGGGGTTCATCTCGGCGAACATCCACCGGGGGGTGGATGGCACCCGGGTGACCAACTACGCGCAGTGGGCGAGCCGCGAGCACTTCGAGGCCATGCTGCGCAACCCGACGGCCCAGACGCACATGCGGGCCGCGGCGGCGCTGGTGGAGAAGTACGAACCGCACCTCTACGAAGTGGTCTCCACTCATTCGCGGGGCGTACCATCCGGCGACGTCTAG
- a CDS encoding cell wall protein YJL171C/Tos1 domain-containing protein, with amino-acid sequence MSVVTGNRLGGSGWRFRFLITAATVAFAVAACSADPKADDAPPAKPGNPSATPPHDPPVPSNTGPVTRGGTMTFTNIGATGYWGRRIEASEGDPRCDVEARWISYPWGGKEYCCRTKHQVTTNRLSPYNEQMTLVLEGPMRVKQLAVYQPVAEPTGQWVIKSFWDRRAPTTFHNLHISGPGDKTPFTGDLGNNCAFYAMQDRKFPCGPGSNPYCPGSALDYDGWPGSKLVVMLASMPYSDDPTLKPLSCIKPGEDERQQDAPWVGFSPSELNRDGWSGYHPCHCFANTNGAVGDGCGQINVFEVVAESSGSQWGNRDIISTGLRSFQVGSLGGSVCGIAGCGIGQFDSGSDLLDARALKAMERGAVIDADNRASAYAPVWRRPLDDRYFAILLDEQSRVVQVMILHPGNLPGAARALLPALPNEVSRSVVDGLVGLRVPQ; translated from the coding sequence ATGAGCGTAGTCACAGGTAACAGACTTGGTGGCAGTGGTTGGCGATTCCGATTCCTCATCACCGCGGCCACCGTGGCGTTCGCAGTCGCGGCATGCAGTGCCGACCCGAAGGCGGACGACGCGCCCCCCGCCAAGCCTGGCAACCCATCCGCCACTCCCCCTCACGATCCGCCCGTGCCGTCAAACACGGGGCCCGTTACCCGGGGCGGAACGATGACCTTCACCAATATCGGCGCAACTGGCTACTGGGGCCGCCGGATCGAGGCGAGCGAGGGCGACCCGCGCTGTGATGTCGAGGCGCGATGGATCAGCTACCCCTGGGGGGGGAAAGAGTACTGCTGCCGCACCAAGCACCAGGTGACGACCAACCGCCTGTCCCCGTACAACGAGCAGATGACGCTGGTCCTCGAAGGACCGATGCGCGTCAAGCAGCTCGCCGTCTACCAGCCGGTCGCGGAGCCCACGGGCCAGTGGGTCATCAAATCGTTCTGGGACCGGCGGGCTCCGACCACGTTCCACAACCTCCACATCTCCGGGCCCGGAGACAAGACGCCGTTCACGGGTGACCTCGGGAACAACTGCGCGTTCTACGCCATGCAGGACCGCAAGTTCCCCTGCGGTCCGGGGAGCAACCCGTACTGCCCCGGTTCGGCGCTGGACTACGACGGCTGGCCGGGTTCCAAGCTCGTGGTGATGCTCGCCTCCATGCCCTACTCCGACGACCCGACGCTCAAGCCGCTGAGCTGCATCAAGCCCGGAGAGGACGAGCGCCAGCAGGACGCGCCGTGGGTCGGCTTCAGCCCCTCGGAGCTCAACCGCGACGGATGGTCGGGCTATCACCCGTGTCACTGCTTCGCGAACACCAACGGGGCCGTGGGCGACGGGTGCGGTCAGATCAACGTGTTCGAGGTCGTGGCGGAGTCGTCGGGCAGCCAGTGGGGCAACCGCGACATCATCAGCACGGGGCTCAGGTCCTTCCAGGTCGGTAGCCTCGGCGGGTCCGTGTGCGGCATCGCTGGCTGTGGCATCGGCCAGTTCGATTCCGGCTCCGATCTCCTCGACGCGCGGGCGCTCAAGGCCATGGAGCGTGGCGCGGTGATCGACGCGGACAACCGGGCGAGCGCCTATGCGCCGGTGTGGCGCCGGCCGCTCGACGACCGCTACTTCGCCATCCTCCTCGACGAGCAGTCGCGGGTCGTGCAGGTGATGATCCTCCACCCGGGCAACCTCCCCGGCGCGGCCCGCGCCCTCCTGCCGGCGCTTCCGAACGAGGTCTCGCGCTCGGTGGTCGACGGGCTCGTGGGGCTCCGCGTCCCCCAGTGA
- a CDS encoding MarR family winged helix-turn-helix transcriptional regulator, producing MALELKQLPGHEAFQKDAERYPGSDASAVETCLTLLRVSDDVEQAYAAHFARHGLSQARFIVLMQLQREEEGLRPAELAERTGVTRATMTGLLDGLEKEGLVLRRAHAGDGRMSMVRLAAKGRQRLEGLLPDHYRRTAALMSGLSAEERQQLAALLAKIAAGIPHVREP from the coding sequence ATGGCGCTCGAACTGAAACAGCTTCCCGGACACGAGGCTTTCCAGAAGGACGCGGAACGCTATCCGGGGTCGGATGCGTCGGCCGTGGAGACGTGTCTGACGTTGCTGCGGGTGTCGGACGATGTGGAGCAAGCCTATGCGGCGCACTTCGCGCGGCATGGGCTGTCCCAGGCGCGCTTCATCGTCCTCATGCAGTTGCAGCGCGAGGAGGAGGGCCTGCGTCCCGCCGAGCTGGCCGAGCGGACGGGCGTCACGCGCGCGACGATGACGGGGTTGCTGGACGGGCTGGAGAAGGAGGGCCTCGTCTTGCGCAGGGCCCATGCGGGGGACGGACGCATGTCGATGGTGCGCCTGGCCGCCAAGGGGCGCCAGCGGCTGGAGGGCCTGCTCCCGGACCACTACCGCCGCACCGCCGCCCTGATGAGCGGCCTGTCCGCCGAGGAGCGCCAGCAACTCGCGGCCCTGCTCGCGAAGATCGCCGCCGGCATCCCCCATGTGCGGGAGCCCTGA